Proteins from one Streptomyces genisteinicus genomic window:
- a CDS encoding type I polyketide synthase → MPRTEADTEETNRAPAQAPEPIAIVGIGLRFPGGSGSPDEFDAFLREGRSGIGPIPGDRWDVSAFTPESPEDKGKIHTTAGGFLDRVDLFDASFFNISPKEAQYMDPQQRMLLETAWQALEHANIDPTPLRRGNGGVYIGASSIDYSMELDSVPFEELEGNLASGITMFPLSGRLSYFLGWRGPSMSIDTACSSSLVALHLAVQGLRAGETDIALCGGVNALHHPRTSVMFSHAQMLAPDGQCKTFDEAADGYARAEGCGVVVLKRLSDATRDGDTVLALVRGTAVGQDGDSAGLTVPNGPAQEKVIRTALAAGHLTPADIQYVEAHGTGTPLGDPIEFGAIGDVFIDSHTKDEPVLVGSVKTNLGHMEPAAGIVGVIKTVLQMRAGTVYPHLNFDTPSGRIPWDLYPVRVPTACEPWKAGVRRAVVNSFGFAGAIGAAVLEEAPAPAGRAPAEQPAPTVPLFTLSAKSAAALSAQIAGYRQLLDERPDADLDALCYTANVSRTHHPHRVAGQVADREALVALLDKAAEEKHEGPTGIRRTAFMFSGQGSQYAGMGAALYARFPVFREHVDLCDGLFAPHLGRSVAELVLGTADDPAAIDRTEYTQPALFTLEYALAKLWMSWGVRPNAVIGHSIGEVVAAAVAGLFDLPDAVALVASRARLMQAVSTPGGMAAVAAPAEDVEPLLAGHPDLALAAVNAPDQCVVSGGTAALDEITSLLRAQGTRVDRLAVSHAFHSPLMAEVYDDFRAALDGITFHEPSITLISNVTGRPARLREIGTVDYWVRHIGEPVRFLDGIRAVAQRGRHALIEIGPQAALTALARRCLNADDHVWLASLRRRDTSAGTTLDALAGYYAAGLTVSWADYHADRPAAVKTSLPTYPFQRKRYWLPSTGPRRTGASGASARHLLLGTEERFASGVREFTAEFTSEDLGALSDLGDGERTTLPTGAYVDLFLALQDAVAGHTRAAVRDLRFLAPLHTDAETATVLTSRWSPRAGGGADVEVFTLVGGEQHLHASAVIAPGREPVVPVSELAELDAGLTPAGARIDDEDIYTDLASVGRPHGPRMRLLLSAARHRDGLVTGELTGRDATAVEHVPAELLEAAVQAAVVLDPEGPVFEAREIASVRHFRKPRGERLRVLARVHGDQDRRVADILLLENGEPVTELLGVRLARPEGRVGRRQFLHRPEWVRRALTAPAAPDGDRHLLLLDRASGRADAAAGRSGLRVTTPSDTTDLKAALADASVTDVCWVWRQRPEAMSAARLRAECEDNYRELLALITAMDAAGQQRPPRLWLVTEAAQALPGDPAGDGGHLAAATLWGFGRVLLTEYPQYRATLVDLAPGSDLEPLLTEWTAGVPGEYQVAHRPGRRYVRRLLAGDATLTWSGGYELRAPDSGDLSDLALAPAADRAPDADEVQIDVRAVALTDQDARTALDTGRAEREEEEAPPVLGTGATGVVRAVGEGAGFAEGDEVLVRHQGTLRSTLTVPSASVVLAPDSGPHDMSRRFRLDETGEALRTALTDPAAEVWLDLPGTQAEEAAAPADGEAATGTAVRPDRTYVVTGGLGGLGLVTARKLVALGARHLTLVSRGGRPTEEAAPVLQELGESAELVLVRADVSLPEGVRTLVDEVAAGPYPVGGLVHAAGSYDKKLIAELTWESIDAQLAAKAYGGWLLHEAARDSFPELEFFVTYSSIASVLGGATQGHYAAASAGLDSLAEWRTRQGLPGLSVNWGAWARVGMSARLEEHLSREIERSGVRFFSPTRALDTLARLWGGRPRTQRVVGEFDWDRYVGGSATGDQFYDRLARQDTAADDGFDAASLGALPAEERRALITQVVRDRVVAVLEMTADDELDESTEFVSLGLDSLMAQNLKGGLEKLFRLPLAASVTFDHPTVRQLAAFIDGQLCPVPTA, encoded by the coding sequence ATGCCGCGTACGGAAGCCGACACGGAAGAGACGAACCGGGCGCCGGCGCAGGCGCCCGAGCCGATCGCGATCGTCGGAATCGGGTTGCGATTCCCCGGCGGCAGCGGCTCACCCGACGAGTTCGACGCCTTCCTGCGGGAGGGGCGCAGCGGGATAGGTCCCATACCGGGCGACCGGTGGGACGTGTCCGCGTTCACCCCCGAGTCGCCGGAGGACAAGGGGAAGATCCACACCACGGCGGGCGGCTTCCTCGACCGGGTCGACCTGTTCGACGCCTCCTTCTTCAACATCTCGCCCAAGGAAGCCCAGTACATGGACCCCCAGCAGCGCATGCTGCTGGAGACGGCCTGGCAGGCCCTCGAGCACGCCAACATCGACCCGACGCCGCTGCGCCGCGGCAACGGCGGCGTCTACATAGGCGCCAGCTCCATCGACTACTCGATGGAGCTGGACTCCGTGCCGTTCGAGGAGCTGGAGGGCAACCTCGCCTCCGGCATCACGATGTTCCCGCTGTCGGGCCGGCTGTCGTACTTCCTGGGCTGGCGCGGCCCGAGCATGAGCATCGACACGGCGTGCTCCTCCTCGCTGGTCGCCCTCCACCTCGCCGTGCAGGGCCTGCGCGCCGGCGAGACCGACATCGCGCTGTGCGGCGGTGTCAACGCCCTGCACCACCCGCGCACCTCGGTGATGTTCTCCCACGCGCAGATGCTGGCCCCCGACGGTCAGTGCAAGACCTTCGACGAGGCCGCCGACGGCTACGCCCGCGCCGAGGGCTGCGGTGTGGTCGTGCTCAAGCGCCTCAGCGACGCGACCCGGGACGGCGACACCGTCCTCGCGCTGGTGCGGGGCACCGCCGTCGGCCAGGACGGCGACAGCGCGGGCCTGACCGTGCCCAACGGCCCGGCGCAGGAGAAGGTCATCCGCACCGCCCTCGCCGCCGGACACCTGACTCCCGCGGACATCCAGTACGTCGAGGCGCACGGCACCGGCACCCCGCTCGGCGACCCCATCGAGTTCGGCGCCATCGGCGACGTCTTCATCGACTCGCACACCAAGGACGAGCCCGTGCTCGTCGGCTCGGTGAAGACCAACCTGGGCCACATGGAGCCGGCGGCCGGCATCGTCGGCGTCATCAAGACGGTGCTCCAGATGCGGGCCGGGACCGTCTACCCCCACCTCAACTTCGACACCCCGTCCGGACGCATCCCCTGGGACCTCTACCCGGTGCGCGTGCCCACCGCGTGCGAGCCCTGGAAGGCCGGGGTCCGGCGCGCGGTCGTCAACAGCTTCGGCTTCGCCGGCGCCATCGGGGCGGCGGTCCTGGAAGAGGCGCCGGCCCCCGCCGGCCGGGCGCCCGCGGAGCAGCCCGCGCCGACGGTCCCCCTCTTCACCCTGTCCGCCAAGAGCGCCGCGGCCCTGAGCGCCCAGATCGCCGGCTACCGGCAGCTGCTGGACGAGCGGCCCGACGCGGACCTGGACGCGCTCTGCTACACCGCCAACGTCTCCCGCACCCACCACCCCCACCGCGTCGCGGGCCAGGTCGCCGACCGCGAGGCCCTGGTGGCCCTGCTGGACAAGGCCGCCGAGGAGAAGCACGAGGGGCCCACCGGCATCCGCAGAACGGCGTTCATGTTCAGCGGCCAGGGCTCGCAGTACGCGGGCATGGGAGCCGCGCTCTACGCACGCTTCCCGGTCTTCCGCGAGCACGTCGACCTGTGCGACGGCCTGTTCGCCCCCCACCTGGGCCGCTCCGTGGCCGAACTGGTGCTCGGCACCGCGGACGACCCGGCGGCGATCGACCGCACCGAGTACACCCAGCCGGCCCTGTTCACCCTGGAGTACGCGCTCGCCAAGCTGTGGATGTCGTGGGGCGTGCGGCCCAACGCGGTCATCGGCCACAGCATCGGGGAGGTCGTGGCCGCGGCCGTGGCCGGCCTGTTCGACCTGCCGGACGCCGTGGCCCTGGTCGCCTCCCGCGCGCGGCTGATGCAGGCGGTGAGCACCCCGGGCGGCATGGCCGCCGTCGCCGCGCCCGCGGAGGACGTCGAGCCCCTCCTCGCCGGCCACCCGGACCTGGCCCTCGCCGCGGTGAACGCCCCGGACCAGTGCGTGGTCTCCGGCGGCACCGCCGCCCTCGACGAGATCACCTCCCTGCTCCGGGCACAGGGCACCCGCGTCGACCGGCTGGCCGTCTCGCACGCCTTCCACTCGCCCCTGATGGCCGAGGTCTACGACGACTTCCGGGCCGCGCTCGACGGCATCACCTTCCACGAGCCGTCCATCACCCTGATCTCCAACGTCACCGGCCGCCCGGCCCGTCTCCGCGAGATCGGCACCGTCGACTACTGGGTGCGGCACATCGGCGAGCCCGTGCGCTTCCTGGACGGCATCCGGGCGGTCGCCCAGCGCGGCCGGCACGCCCTGATCGAGATCGGACCGCAGGCCGCCCTGACCGCCCTCGCCCGGCGCTGCCTCAACGCCGACGACCACGTGTGGCTCGCCAGCCTGCGCCGCCGCGACACCTCCGCCGGCACCACCCTGGACGCCCTCGCCGGGTACTACGCCGCGGGCCTGACGGTCTCCTGGGCCGACTACCACGCGGACCGCCCCGCCGCCGTGAAGACGTCCCTGCCGACCTACCCCTTCCAGCGCAAGCGGTACTGGCTCCCCTCCACCGGACCCCGGCGCACCGGCGCGTCCGGCGCGAGCGCCCGTCATCTGCTGCTGGGCACGGAGGAACGGTTCGCCAGCGGAGTGCGGGAGTTCACCGCCGAGTTCACCTCCGAGGACCTCGGCGCGCTGAGCGACCTCGGCGACGGCGAGCGCACGACCCTGCCCACCGGCGCGTACGTCGACCTCTTCCTGGCGCTCCAGGACGCGGTCGCGGGACACACCAGGGCCGCCGTCCGCGACCTGCGGTTCCTCGCGCCCCTGCACACGGACGCGGAGACCGCCACGGTCCTGACGTCCCGGTGGAGCCCGCGGGCCGGCGGCGGCGCCGACGTGGAGGTCTTCACCCTCGTCGGGGGCGAGCAGCACCTCCACGCCAGCGCCGTGATCGCTCCCGGACGCGAACCGGTCGTGCCGGTCTCCGAACTGGCCGAGCTGGACGCCGGGCTGACGCCCGCCGGCGCGCGCATCGACGACGAGGACATCTACACCGACCTCGCCTCCGTCGGCCGCCCGCACGGACCGCGCATGCGCCTGCTGCTCAGCGCCGCCCGGCACCGCGACGGCCTCGTCACCGGCGAGCTCACCGGCCGCGACGCCACCGCCGTCGAGCACGTGCCGGCCGAGCTCCTGGAGGCGGCGGTGCAGGCCGCCGTCGTCCTGGACCCCGAGGGCCCGGTGTTCGAGGCGCGCGAGATCGCCTCCGTACGGCACTTCCGCAAGCCCCGCGGGGAGCGGCTCCGCGTCCTCGCCCGCGTCCACGGCGACCAGGACCGCCGTGTCGCCGACATCCTCCTCCTGGAGAACGGCGAGCCGGTCACCGAACTCCTCGGAGTCCGCCTGGCCCGGCCCGAGGGCCGCGTGGGCCGCCGCCAGTTCCTGCACCGGCCCGAGTGGGTGCGCAGGGCCCTGACGGCACCGGCCGCCCCCGACGGCGACCGCCACCTGCTGCTGCTCGACCGGGCCTCCGGCCGCGCCGATGCGGCGGCCGGGCGGTCCGGCCTGCGGGTGACGACGCCGTCCGACACCACCGACCTCAAGGCGGCCCTCGCCGACGCGAGCGTCACCGACGTCTGCTGGGTCTGGCGGCAGCGGCCGGAAGCCATGTCCGCCGCGCGGCTGCGCGCCGAGTGCGAGGACAACTACCGCGAACTGCTCGCCCTGATCACCGCCATGGACGCCGCCGGGCAGCAACGGCCGCCCCGGCTCTGGCTGGTGACCGAGGCCGCCCAGGCGCTCCCCGGCGACCCGGCCGGCGACGGCGGGCACCTCGCCGCGGCGACCCTGTGGGGATTCGGACGTGTGCTGCTCACCGAGTACCCGCAGTACCGCGCCACCCTCGTCGACCTCGCCCCGGGCAGCGACCTCGAACCGCTGCTCACGGAGTGGACGGCCGGGGTCCCCGGCGAGTACCAGGTCGCCCACCGGCCCGGCCGGCGCTACGTCCGGCGCCTGCTCGCCGGGGACGCGACGCTCACCTGGAGCGGCGGCTACGAGCTGCGCGCCCCCGACTCCGGCGACCTCTCCGACCTGGCCCTGGCGCCCGCCGCGGACCGTGCGCCGGACGCCGACGAGGTGCAGATCGACGTCCGTGCCGTCGCCCTCACCGACCAGGACGCCCGGACCGCGCTGGACACCGGCCGCGCAGAACGCGAGGAGGAGGAGGCGCCGCCCGTGCTCGGCACCGGCGCCACCGGCGTCGTGCGCGCCGTGGGCGAGGGCGCCGGGTTCGCCGAGGGCGACGAGGTCCTCGTCCGCCACCAGGGGACCCTGCGCTCCACGCTCACCGTCCCGTCTGCGTCGGTCGTACTCGCGCCGGACTCCGGCCCGCACGACATGAGCCGGCGCTTCCGCCTGGACGAGACGGGCGAGGCCCTGCGCACCGCCCTCACCGACCCGGCCGCCGAGGTGTGGCTCGACCTGCCGGGCACGCAGGCCGAGGAGGCCGCGGCCCCGGCCGACGGCGAGGCGGCCACCGGCACCGCGGTCCGCCCCGACCGCACCTACGTCGTCACCGGCGGACTCGGCGGGCTGGGCCTCGTCACGGCCCGCAAGCTGGTGGCCCTGGGGGCACGCCACCTGACCCTGGTCAGCCGCGGCGGACGGCCCACCGAGGAGGCGGCGCCGGTACTCCAGGAGCTCGGCGAGAGCGCCGAACTCGTCCTCGTCCGGGCCGATGTGAGCCTCCCCGAGGGTGTGCGCACGCTGGTGGACGAGGTGGCGGCCGGCCCCTACCCGGTCGGCGGCCTGGTCCACGCGGCGGGGTCCTACGACAAGAAGCTGATCGCCGAACTGACCTGGGAGTCCATCGACGCCCAGCTCGCCGCGAAGGCGTACGGCGGCTGGCTGCTGCACGAGGCCGCCCGGGACTCCTTCCCGGAGCTGGAGTTCTTCGTCACGTACTCGTCCATCGCCTCCGTCCTCGGCGGCGCCACCCAGGGCCACTACGCGGCGGCCAGCGCCGGACTCGACAGCCTCGCCGAGTGGCGCACCCGCCAGGGCCTGCCCGGCCTCTCCGTCAACTGGGGCGCCTGGGCGAGGGTCGGCATGTCCGCCCGCCTTGAGGAGCACCTCAGCCGCGAGATCGAGCGCAGCGGCGTCCGCTTCTTCTCGCCGACCCGGGCCCTGGACACCCTGGCCCGGCTCTGGGGAGGCCGTCCGCGCACCCAGCGGGTGGTCGGCGAGTTCGACTGGGACCGCTACGTGGGCGGCAGCGCCACCGGCGACCAGTTCTACGACCGCCTCGCGCGGCAGGACACCGCCGCCGACGACGGCTTCGACGCCGCCTCGCTCGGCGCCCTCCCCGCGGAGGAGCGCAGGGCCCTGATCACCCAGGTGGTCCGGGACAGGGTCGTCGCGGTCCTGGAGATGACGGCCGACGACGAGCTGGACGAGTCGACCGAGTTCGTGTCGCTCGGCCTCGACTCGCTGATGGCGCAGAACCTCAAGGGCGGCCTCGAGAAGCTGTTCCGGCTGCCGCTGGCCGCCTCGGTCACCTTCGACCATCCGACGGTGCGACAGCTCGCCGCGTTCATCGACGGGCAGCTGTGCCCGGTCCCCACGGCATGA
- a CDS encoding fatty acid--CoA ligase, whose translation MTVADNASWTLTHTSRAHAGSRPHHAAIVCEGRTTTYGKLHRESNRAAHALHASGVRRGDRVAYLGRESENYYLVILACAKVGAVLVPVNWRLTPDEVDHILRDSGAVLLFVDDEFWDTAAKVRPHLPEFHTVIRVDGTDAEGEPARGAGLPAWYACLPDTELETGAGPDDAVVQIYTSGTTGLPKGAVLAHRSFFTLPRAMREHGAAWIDWLPEDVALISLPGFGIAGIGWFMHTFNAGGTSVIMPQFDPQEAVRLIRAHRVTTTFAAPAMLQMMAGERTAGPDAFVSLRKVCYGAAPMSETLLKQCLETFDCEFAQIYASTETGSVAVCLPPEDHYPGSPVLESVGRPCPGNEVKVIAPDGTVLPAGSIGQICVRAPSRMLGYWNLPEATGRTLVGEWLHMGDAGYLDEDGYLYLCDRMNDTIIVAGQNIYPAEVEKALAAHPAVQDSAVVGLPDDRWGEAVHAAVVLRPGAAATPRELLLFLRGTLADYKIPGGYHIVDALPRNPSGKILRRAVRERLAAPARDPLV comes from the coding sequence ATGACCGTCGCGGACAACGCCAGTTGGACGCTCACCCACACCTCCCGCGCCCACGCCGGCAGCCGGCCGCACCACGCGGCGATCGTCTGCGAGGGCCGGACCACCACCTACGGCAAGCTGCACCGCGAGAGCAACCGCGCGGCCCACGCCCTGCACGCCAGCGGCGTGCGGCGCGGCGACCGGGTCGCCTACCTCGGGCGCGAGTCGGAGAACTACTACCTGGTCATCCTCGCCTGCGCCAAGGTCGGCGCGGTCCTCGTCCCGGTCAACTGGCGGCTCACCCCGGACGAGGTCGACCACATCCTGCGCGACTCGGGCGCCGTCCTGCTCTTCGTCGACGACGAGTTCTGGGACACCGCCGCCAAGGTCCGCCCCCATCTGCCCGAGTTCCACACGGTGATCCGGGTCGACGGCACCGACGCCGAGGGGGAGCCGGCCCGCGGCGCCGGGCTGCCCGCCTGGTACGCGTGCCTGCCGGACACCGAGCTGGAGACCGGCGCCGGGCCCGACGACGCGGTCGTGCAGATCTACACCAGCGGCACCACCGGGCTGCCCAAGGGGGCCGTGCTCGCCCACCGCAGCTTCTTCACCCTGCCCCGCGCGATGCGCGAGCACGGCGCCGCCTGGATCGACTGGCTCCCCGAGGACGTCGCCCTGATCTCCCTGCCGGGCTTCGGCATCGCGGGCATCGGCTGGTTCATGCACACGTTCAACGCTGGCGGCACCAGCGTGATCATGCCCCAGTTCGACCCGCAGGAGGCCGTCCGCCTGATCCGCGCGCACCGGGTCACCACCACCTTCGCCGCGCCCGCCATGCTCCAGATGATGGCCGGCGAGCGGACGGCGGGCCCGGACGCGTTCGTCTCCCTGCGCAAGGTCTGCTACGGCGCCGCCCCGATGTCGGAGACGCTGCTGAAGCAGTGTCTGGAGACCTTCGACTGCGAGTTCGCCCAGATCTACGCCAGCACCGAGACCGGCAGCGTCGCGGTGTGCCTGCCTCCCGAGGACCACTACCCGGGCAGCCCGGTCCTGGAGTCCGTCGGCCGGCCCTGCCCCGGCAACGAGGTGAAGGTGATCGCCCCGGACGGCACGGTGCTGCCGGCCGGGTCCATCGGCCAGATCTGCGTCCGCGCCCCCTCCCGGATGCTCGGCTACTGGAACCTCCCGGAGGCCACCGGCCGGACGCTGGTGGGGGAGTGGCTGCACATGGGCGACGCCGGCTACCTCGACGAGGACGGCTACCTCTACCTCTGCGACCGCATGAACGACACCATCATCGTCGCCGGGCAGAACATCTACCCGGCCGAGGTCGAGAAGGCGCTCGCGGCGCACCCCGCCGTCCAGGACTCCGCCGTCGTCGGGCTCCCCGACGACCGCTGGGGCGAGGCGGTGCACGCCGCCGTGGTCCTGCGCCCCGGGGCCGCCGCCACCCCCCGTGAGCTCCTGCTGTTCCTGCGGGGCACCCTCGCCGACTACAAGATCCCCGGCGGTTACCACATCGTCGACGCCCTGCCCCGCAACCCGTCGGGCAAGATCCTGCGCCGCGCCGTGCGGGAACGGCTCGCGGCCCCGGCACGCGACCCGCTGGTCTGA
- a CDS encoding LLM class flavin-dependent oxidoreductase: MDAERPGPAPQGARTPAGRATDATLAHHRPQSPGGPLRIGILLPTREQAINGSYAAAPLLDFARRAESLGFDSLWAGDSLTARPRLDPLVVLSAAAAATERITVGTAALTPALRHPLIGANMVASLGHVARERLVLGLGSGFPMPETEEEFASVGASFTGRVGRLDEIADLWRTAWSAGEPGRPTEFQGKYWQADRLDRLPSPATPGGPPLWLAGSDTPKVLARAATRYDGWLPFLPDADAYGRAARRIAELAAEAGRGPGAVTPALYATITVDSDAGAAKAELEHYISHYYGRSLEQMSAIQAYGWGSAEQCAEWLGGYVRAGARHLVLRVGSLEPDAQLKEIAEVLLPAVREIDRTLTQGETTP, from the coding sequence ATGGACGCCGAACGGCCCGGCCCCGCCCCGCAAGGGGCGCGGACACCCGCGGGACGAGCGACCGACGCGACGCTCGCCCACCACCGCCCGCAGTCCCCGGGCGGACCCCTGCGCATCGGAATCCTGCTCCCCACCAGGGAGCAGGCCATCAACGGCAGCTACGCGGCGGCCCCCCTCCTGGACTTCGCCCGCCGGGCGGAGAGCCTCGGCTTCGACTCCCTGTGGGCCGGCGACTCCCTGACGGCCCGCCCCCGGCTCGACCCCCTCGTCGTGCTCTCCGCCGCCGCGGCCGCCACCGAACGGATCACCGTCGGCACCGCCGCCCTCACCCCCGCCCTGCGGCACCCGCTGATCGGCGCCAACATGGTGGCCAGCCTCGGCCATGTCGCACGGGAGCGCCTGGTCCTCGGGCTCGGCTCCGGATTCCCGATGCCCGAGACGGAGGAGGAGTTCGCCTCCGTCGGAGCCTCCTTCACCGGCCGGGTCGGCCGCCTCGACGAGATCGCCGACCTCTGGCGCACCGCCTGGTCCGCGGGCGAACCGGGCCGCCCCACCGAATTCCAGGGCAAGTACTGGCAGGCCGACCGGCTGGACCGGCTGCCGAGCCCCGCCACCCCCGGCGGCCCGCCGCTGTGGCTGGCCGGCAGCGACACCCCGAAGGTGCTCGCCCGCGCGGCCACCCGCTACGACGGCTGGCTGCCCTTCCTGCCGGACGCCGACGCCTACGGCCGGGCCGCCCGGCGGATCGCCGAACTGGCCGCCGAAGCGGGCCGCGGACCCGGCGCCGTGACCCCCGCGCTGTACGCGACGATCACCGTCGACAGCGACGCCGGCGCCGCCAAGGCCGAACTGGAGCACTACATCAGCCACTACTACGGGCGCTCCCTCGAGCAGATGTCGGCCATCCAGGCCTACGGCTGGGGCAGCGCGGAGCAGTGTGCCGAATGGCTCGGCGGCTACGTCCGCGCCGGTGCCCGCCACCTCGTCCTGCGCGTCGGCTCGCTCGAACCGGACGCGCAGCTCAAGGAGATCGCCGAGGTGCTGCTCCCCGCAGTCCGCGAGATCGACCGGACCCTCACCCAAGGAGAGACCACACCGTGA
- a CDS encoding thioesterase II family protein: MSRTGQWFHPVEPSPDASVRLFLLPHAGSGAIIYRDWEKLLPADIAAQAVTLPGRHNRRTEIMYEDWDPLVDALHEAVLDELDDRPFAFFGHCLGAQLAFRLTTRMEQEGGPSPVMIGMSGWSPVGWYAPTEEQSRMPEPELVEWIKRLGSFPAEVYDNPAMLALVVPALRADLRVAAQYVDDAAGVRCSLASYGGRSDPLQEDPEAMKEWAERSPAYLGHSEYPGGHFYIDAHAQAVTMHFAQRLQRVVATTAR; this comes from the coding sequence ATGTCCCGGACAGGCCAGTGGTTCCACCCCGTCGAGCCGTCGCCCGACGCCTCCGTACGGCTCTTCCTGCTGCCCCACGCGGGCAGCGGCGCCATCATCTACCGCGACTGGGAGAAGCTGCTCCCCGCCGACATCGCCGCCCAGGCGGTGACCCTGCCCGGCCGCCACAACCGCCGGACCGAGATCATGTACGAGGACTGGGACCCGCTGGTCGACGCCCTCCACGAGGCCGTGCTCGACGAGCTCGACGACCGGCCGTTCGCCTTCTTCGGGCACTGCCTCGGCGCCCAGCTCGCCTTCCGGCTGACCACCCGGATGGAGCAGGAGGGCGGACCGTCGCCCGTCATGATCGGCATGTCCGGCTGGTCGCCGGTGGGCTGGTACGCGCCCACCGAGGAGCAGAGCCGGATGCCGGAGCCCGAGCTGGTCGAGTGGATCAAGCGCCTGGGGTCCTTCCCCGCCGAGGTCTACGACAACCCGGCCATGCTCGCCCTCGTGGTCCCCGCGCTCCGGGCCGACCTCAGGGTCGCCGCGCAGTACGTGGACGACGCGGCGGGCGTCCGCTGCTCGCTGGCCTCCTACGGCGGCCGCTCCGACCCGCTCCAGGAGGACCCGGAGGCCATGAAGGAGTGGGCGGAGCGCAGCCCGGCCTACCTCGGCCACAGCGAGTACCCGGGCGGCCACTTCTACATCGACGCCCACGCGCAGGCCGTCACGATGCACTTCGCCCAGCGGCTGCAACGGGTCGTCGCCACGACCGCCCGCTGA
- a CDS encoding diacylglycerol/lipid kinase family protein: MADNATDQGPTRALVLANPASGSHSPELVRDVAGLCADTLRHVGIHLTTAPGDATVAVRRALEAPDTAPDLVVVIGGDGTVREVVQALASAPGRAALAVVPGGTGNSGYKMLWGERPWTESLKAVLAGAGDPGGVRPRRLDLARLAETGQCVYLGACSGVIADALIRARDIPLTGRDLYTRAFADTAAGYEPYPGRVTVDGRVVHEGPTVLANVGGGRYRGGRYLVLPDSLLDDGLLDVCVIGGGVPAADVPELTRTASHMGLPDTVYARGRTITVERTDGRRLPLEHDGEYQHGIGPSATFEVMPGALAVWAPPSGRP; the protein is encoded by the coding sequence ATGGCAGACAACGCCACCGACCAGGGCCCGACCCGGGCCCTGGTCCTGGCCAACCCCGCCTCCGGCAGTCACAGTCCCGAACTGGTCCGTGACGTCGCCGGGTTGTGCGCCGACACACTGCGGCACGTCGGCATCCACCTGACCACGGCACCCGGCGACGCCACCGTCGCCGTGCGCCGCGCCCTGGAGGCGCCCGACACCGCGCCCGACCTGGTGGTCGTCATCGGAGGGGACGGCACCGTCCGCGAGGTCGTGCAGGCACTGGCCTCCGCGCCCGGCCGCGCCGCCCTCGCGGTGGTGCCCGGCGGGACCGGGAACTCCGGGTACAAGATGCTGTGGGGCGAGCGCCCCTGGACCGAGTCCCTCAAGGCGGTCCTCGCCGGCGCGGGCGACCCGGGCGGCGTGCGGCCGCGGCGTCTCGACCTGGCCCGCCTGGCCGAGACCGGGCAGTGCGTCTACCTGGGCGCCTGCTCCGGTGTGATCGCCGACGCCCTGATCAGGGCACGGGACATCCCCCTGACGGGCAGGGATCTGTACACCAGGGCCTTCGCCGACACCGCGGCCGGGTACGAACCGTACCCGGGCCGGGTGACCGTCGACGGCCGTGTCGTGCACGAGGGACCGACCGTCCTCGCCAACGTCGGCGGCGGCCGCTACCGGGGCGGGCGCTACCTCGTCCTGCCCGACTCGCTCCTCGACGACGGACTGCTCGACGTCTGCGTCATCGGGGGCGGTGTGCCCGCCGCCGACGTCCCCGAACTCACCAGGACGGCGTCCCACATGGGGCTGCCGGACACCGTCTACGCCCGCGGCCGCACCATCACCGTGGAACGCACCGACGGCCGGCGGCTGCCGCTGGAGCACGACGGCGAATACCAGCACGGCATCGGCCCGTCGGCGACCTTCGAGGTCATGCCCGGCGCCCTCGCCGTCTGGGCTCCCCCCTCCGGCAGGCCCTGA
- a CDS encoding nuclear transport factor 2 family protein: MSDLTQTVTQYLALWNETDAEKRAAGIAELFAPDAPYIDPLAAVEGHDGFAAVVAGAQEQFKGLSFELHGAVDTHHNIARFQWGLVTEAGAEPVAIGFDVVVTGDDGRISGVYGFLDKVPGA, translated from the coding sequence ATGAGCGACCTCACCCAGACCGTCACCCAGTACCTGGCGCTGTGGAACGAGACGGACGCGGAGAAGCGTGCGGCGGGCATCGCCGAGCTCTTCGCGCCGGACGCCCCGTACATCGACCCGCTCGCCGCCGTCGAGGGACACGACGGCTTCGCGGCCGTGGTCGCCGGCGCCCAGGAGCAGTTCAAGGGACTCTCCTTCGAACTGCACGGAGCGGTGGACACCCACCACAACATCGCCCGCTTCCAGTGGGGCCTGGTGACCGAGGCGGGCGCCGAGCCCGTCGCGATCGGCTTCGACGTCGTCGTCACCGGTGACGACGGCCGCATCAGCGGCGTCTACGGGTTCCTCGACAAGGTCCCCGGCGCCTGA